The following proteins are encoded in a genomic region of Blastococcus colisei:
- a CDS encoding Gfo/Idh/MocA family protein has product MSREIRWGIVGPGRIADKVVQDFAHVEGARPVAAASRSLDRARAFADRHGLERAYGSYAEIIDDPDVDVLYVATTHAQHHAVALAALRAGKALLVEKSFTATTAGAAEVIGLARERGVFVMEAMWTRFMPAVVALRRLIDDGAIGEVRLVQAELGSLWEFDPSHRLFDPAVGGGALLDMGVYPLSFAQMLLGTPESLAVHGSTFPNGVDAEAGMLLRYAGGRSALLTTSLVYRLPGEARIAGTRGWIDVHPRFHQPDGFVLHREGADPETVEPGGLGWGYAHELIEVTECVRAGRTESAVMPLADTLAVQTLLGEAAEQLGVRHAEAPALG; this is encoded by the coding sequence GTGAGCAGAGAGATCCGCTGGGGAATCGTCGGGCCGGGCCGGATCGCGGACAAGGTGGTGCAGGACTTCGCGCACGTCGAGGGGGCGCGGCCCGTGGCCGCCGCCTCCCGTTCGCTGGACCGGGCGCGCGCCTTCGCCGACCGTCATGGGCTCGAGCGTGCCTACGGTTCCTACGCCGAGATCATCGACGACCCGGACGTCGACGTCCTCTACGTGGCCACCACCCATGCTCAGCATCACGCCGTCGCCCTGGCCGCGCTGCGGGCCGGCAAGGCGCTGCTCGTCGAGAAGTCGTTCACCGCCACCACGGCCGGCGCTGCGGAGGTCATCGGACTCGCGCGAGAACGGGGCGTCTTCGTCATGGAGGCGATGTGGACCCGTTTCATGCCGGCCGTCGTCGCGCTGCGCCGGCTGATCGACGACGGCGCCATCGGCGAGGTCCGGCTGGTCCAGGCGGAGCTGGGCAGTCTGTGGGAGTTCGATCCGTCGCACCGGCTGTTCGATCCCGCCGTCGGCGGCGGCGCGCTCCTCGACATGGGCGTCTATCCCCTGTCCTTCGCGCAGATGCTGCTGGGGACGCCGGAGTCTCTCGCGGTGCACGGCTCCACGTTCCCGAACGGCGTCGATGCCGAGGCCGGGATGCTGCTGCGCTACGCCGGCGGCCGCTCGGCGTTGCTGACGACGTCGCTCGTCTACCGGCTCCCCGGCGAGGCCCGCATCGCCGGGACGCGTGGCTGGATCGACGTCCATCCGCGCTTCCACCAGCCGGACGGCTTCGTGCTGCACCGGGAGGGCGCCGACCCGGAGACGGTCGAACCAGGCGGGCTGGGGTGGGGGTATGCCCACGAGCTCATCGAGGTCACCGAGTGCGTGCGTGCCGGCCGCACCGAGAGCGCGGTCATGCCGCTCGCCGACACCCTCGCCGTCCAGACGCTGCTCGGTGAGGCCGCCGAGCAGCTCGGCGTCCGGCACGCGGAGGCGCCGGCACTCGGTTAG
- a CDS encoding DUF72 domain-containing protein yields the protein MAVIIGTSGWQYRDWRGLFYPAKLPQRLWLEHYAEFFATVESNNAFYRLPERETFVKWRERTPPDFRWAVKASRFLTHIKRLREPEEPVARLMGRAEGLEHRLDTILLQLPPTLKADADLLRGCLAQFPGGTRVAVEPRHESWWTDDIRALLERYGAALCWADRDEQPVAPLWRTADWGYLRFHHGFEAWRYRPETLQLWADRLAGTYGDEDVLVYFNNDPGGAATIDAVHFADAVRRAGGTPTRVPTADQALGHAWAEGQTTPGVPVV from the coding sequence GTGGCCGTGATCATCGGGACCTCGGGGTGGCAGTACCGCGACTGGCGCGGGCTGTTCTACCCGGCCAAGCTGCCCCAGCGGCTGTGGCTCGAGCACTACGCCGAGTTCTTCGCGACGGTCGAGAGCAACAACGCCTTCTACCGGCTGCCCGAGCGCGAGACGTTCGTGAAGTGGCGTGAGCGCACCCCGCCCGACTTCCGGTGGGCGGTCAAGGCCAGCCGCTTCCTCACCCACATCAAGCGGCTGCGCGAACCCGAGGAACCCGTCGCGCGGCTGATGGGGCGGGCGGAGGGGTTGGAGCACCGGCTCGACACGATCCTCCTCCAGCTGCCCCCCACGCTGAAGGCGGACGCCGACCTCCTCCGCGGGTGCCTCGCCCAGTTCCCGGGGGGTACCCGCGTCGCCGTCGAGCCCCGGCACGAGAGCTGGTGGACCGACGACATACGCGCGCTGCTGGAGCGCTACGGCGCCGCGCTGTGCTGGGCCGACCGTGACGAGCAGCCCGTCGCCCCGCTCTGGCGCACCGCCGACTGGGGTTATCTCCGCTTCCACCACGGCTTCGAGGCGTGGCGGTACCGGCCGGAGACCCTGCAGCTCTGGGCGGACCGGCTGGCGGGGACCTACGGGGACGAGGACGTGCTCGTCTACTTCAACAACGACCCCGGGGGAGCGGCGACGATCGACGCCGTCCACTTCGCCGACGCCGTCCGCCGGGCCGGGGGGACACCGACCCGCGTGCCCACAGCCGACCAGGCGCTCGGGCACGCCTGGGCCGAGGGGCAGACGACGCCGGGTGTGCCGGTCGTCTAA
- a CDS encoding VOC family protein produces the protein MADAPARFKDLCLDARDHHALADWWCSAIGYVRRDQLEDAQTPEDDEPRPHDWPVPIVDPTGEGPLMWIVPVTEPKIVKNRMHFDVVGDTWPLLAAGATMVREQDDEIEWNVLADPEGNEFCVFAPE, from the coding sequence ATGGCTGACGCACCCGCCCGGTTCAAGGACCTCTGCCTCGACGCCCGCGACCACCACGCGCTCGCCGACTGGTGGTGCAGCGCCATCGGCTACGTGCGGCGCGACCAGCTCGAGGACGCGCAGACCCCCGAGGACGACGAGCCTCGCCCGCACGACTGGCCGGTTCCGATCGTCGACCCGACCGGCGAAGGACCGCTGATGTGGATCGTCCCGGTGACCGAGCCGAAGATCGTCAAGAACCGGATGCACTTCGACGTCGTCGGCGACACCTGGCCCCTCCTGGCGGCCGGCGCCACGATGGTGCGGGAGCAGGACGACGAGATCGAGTGGAACGTCCTCGCCGACCCCGAGGGGAACGAGTTCTGCGTCTTCGCCCCCGAGTGA
- the groL gene encoding chaperonin GroEL (60 kDa chaperone family; promotes refolding of misfolded polypeptides especially under stressful conditions; forms two stacked rings of heptamers to form a barrel-shaped 14mer; ends can be capped by GroES; misfolded proteins enter the barrel where they are refolded when GroES binds), giving the protein MAKMIAFDEEARRGLERGMNTLADAVKVTLGPKGRNVVLEKKWGAPTITNDGVSIAKEIELEDPYEKIGAELVKEVAKKTDDVAGDGTTTATVLAQALVREGLRNVAAGANPMALKKGIEKAVEAVSEYLLSTAKDVETKEQIAATASISAADPAIGELIAEAMDKVGKEGVITVEESNTFGLELELTEGMRFDKGHLSAYFVTDSERMETVLDDPYILVVNGKISSVKDLLPLLEKVMQSGKPLAIIAEDVEGEALATLVVNKIRGTFKSVAVKAPGFGDRRKAMLADIAILTGGQVISEEVGLKLDNADVSLLGRARKFVTTKDETTIIEGAGDADQIQGRVNQIRAEIEKSDSDYDREKLQERLAKLAGGVAVIKAGAATEVELKERKHRIEDAVRNAKAAVEEGIVAGGGVALAQATAVAFDKLELEGDEATGANIVRVALEAPLKQIAINAGLEGGVVAEKVRNSDTGWGLNAATGEYVDLVASGIIDPAKVTRSALQNAASIAALFLTTEAVIADKPEKNAPAMPGGDGGMGGMDF; this is encoded by the coding sequence ATGGCCAAGATGATCGCGTTCGACGAAGAGGCGCGCCGTGGCCTCGAGCGGGGTATGAACACCCTCGCCGACGCCGTGAAGGTGACGCTCGGCCCCAAGGGCCGCAACGTCGTACTCGAGAAGAAGTGGGGTGCCCCCACCATCACCAACGATGGTGTGAGCATCGCCAAGGAGATCGAGCTCGAGGACCCGTACGAGAAGATCGGGGCCGAGCTCGTCAAGGAGGTCGCGAAGAAGACCGACGACGTCGCGGGTGACGGCACCACGACCGCCACCGTGCTGGCCCAGGCGCTCGTGCGCGAGGGTCTGCGCAACGTCGCCGCCGGCGCGAACCCGATGGCCCTGAAGAAGGGCATCGAGAAGGCCGTCGAGGCCGTCAGCGAGTACCTCCTCTCGACCGCCAAGGACGTCGAGACCAAGGAGCAGATCGCCGCCACCGCCTCGATCTCCGCCGCTGACCCCGCCATCGGCGAGCTCATCGCCGAGGCGATGGACAAGGTCGGCAAGGAAGGTGTCATCACCGTCGAGGAGAGCAACACCTTCGGTCTCGAGCTCGAGCTCACCGAGGGCATGCGCTTCGACAAGGGTCACCTGTCGGCGTACTTCGTCACCGACTCCGAGCGCATGGAGACCGTGCTCGACGACCCGTACATCCTGGTCGTCAACGGCAAGATCAGCTCGGTCAAGGACCTGCTCCCGCTGCTCGAGAAGGTCATGCAGTCGGGCAAGCCGCTGGCCATCATCGCCGAGGACGTCGAGGGCGAGGCCCTCGCGACCCTGGTCGTGAACAAGATCCGTGGCACCTTCAAGTCCGTCGCCGTCAAGGCCCCGGGCTTCGGTGACCGCCGCAAGGCCATGCTCGCCGACATCGCCATCCTCACCGGTGGCCAGGTCATCAGCGAGGAGGTCGGCCTCAAGCTCGACAACGCCGACGTCTCCCTGCTGGGCCGCGCGCGCAAGTTCGTCACCACCAAGGACGAGACGACGATCATCGAGGGTGCGGGTGACGCCGACCAGATCCAGGGTCGCGTCAACCAGATCCGCGCCGAGATCGAGAAGTCGGACTCCGACTACGACCGCGAGAAGCTGCAGGAGCGCCTGGCCAAGCTGGCCGGTGGCGTCGCCGTCATCAAGGCCGGCGCCGCGACCGAGGTCGAGCTGAAGGAGCGCAAGCACCGCATCGAGGACGCGGTGCGCAACGCCAAGGCCGCCGTCGAGGAGGGCATCGTCGCCGGTGGTGGCGTCGCTCTCGCGCAGGCCACGGCCGTCGCGTTCGACAAGCTCGAGCTCGAGGGTGACGAGGCGACCGGTGCCAACATCGTGCGCGTCGCGCTCGAGGCGCCGCTGAAGCAGATCGCGATCAACGCCGGCCTCGAGGGTGGCGTCGTCGCGGAGAAGGTCCGCAACTCCGACACCGGCTGGGGCCTCAACGCCGCCACCGGCGAGTACGTGGACCTCGTCGCCAGCGGGATCATCGACCCCGCCAAGGTGACCCGCTCGGCGCTGCAGAACGCCGCCTCCATCGCGGCGCTCTTCCTCACCACCGAGGCCGTCATCGCGGACAAGCCGGAGAAGAACGCTCCGGCCATGCCCGGCGGCGACGGCGGCATGGGCGGCATGGACTTCTGA
- a CDS encoding cold-shock protein: MAQGTVKWFNAEKGFGFIAVDGGQDVFVHYSAIQMDGYKSLEEGQRVSFEVVQGAKGPQADGVTAA; this comes from the coding sequence GTGGCACAGGGCACCGTGAAGTGGTTCAACGCCGAGAAGGGCTTCGGCTTCATCGCCGTCGACGGCGGCCAGGACGTCTTCGTCCACTACTCGGCCATCCAGATGGACGGGTACAAGAGCCTCGAGGAGGGCCAGCGGGTCAGCTTCGAGGTCGTCCAGGGCGCCAAGGGCCCGCAGGCGGACGGCGTCACCGCCGCCTGA
- the thrC gene encoding threonine synthase encodes MTLTAPGSVQADSSAGGPVAPCPARGLVCRNCGATFGLIAEHACAECFGPLEVDYDPELMKSVTREQIEAGPQNIWRYAGLLPVGQDPADRVSLDPGLTPLVRADRLAAELGLTGGLWVKDDSANPTHSFKDRVVSLAATAAKGLGYRKIAAASTGNLANSVAAHAARVGIPSFVFIPSDLEPGKVVQSAVYGQTLVAVDGSYDDVNRLTSELAETDEFEDTAFVNQNVRPYYAEGSKTMGYEIAEQLGWRIPAQVVIPMASGSLLTKVDKAFRELVAAGIVEATEWTIFGAQSAGCDPIATAFEQGWDVVKPVKPTGIAKSLNIGNPADGPYALDAIRRTGGSVGRVGDDEIVQGIRDLARTTGVFAETAGGVTVAVLRQLVEDGRLDPAKETVVLNTGEGLKTLDPLEPVVGPTHRVEPSLRSLRSAGLIG; translated from the coding sequence ATGACCCTGACCGCTCCCGGTTCTGTCCAGGCCGACTCGTCTGCCGGTGGCCCCGTTGCCCCGTGTCCCGCCCGCGGCCTGGTGTGCCGCAACTGCGGGGCCACCTTCGGCCTCATCGCCGAGCACGCCTGCGCGGAGTGCTTCGGCCCGCTGGAGGTCGACTACGACCCCGAGCTCATGAAGTCCGTCACCCGCGAGCAGATCGAAGCCGGGCCGCAGAACATCTGGCGCTACGCGGGCCTGCTCCCGGTGGGCCAGGACCCGGCCGACCGGGTCAGCCTCGACCCCGGTCTGACCCCGCTGGTGCGCGCGGACCGGCTCGCCGCCGAGCTCGGCCTCACGGGCGGGCTGTGGGTGAAGGACGACTCGGCCAACCCGACGCACTCCTTCAAGGACCGCGTCGTGTCGCTGGCCGCCACCGCGGCGAAGGGGCTGGGGTACCGCAAGATCGCCGCCGCCTCGACGGGCAACCTGGCCAACTCGGTGGCCGCGCACGCGGCCCGGGTGGGCATCCCGTCCTTCGTCTTCATCCCGAGCGACCTCGAGCCGGGCAAGGTCGTGCAGTCCGCGGTCTACGGCCAGACTCTGGTCGCCGTCGACGGCTCCTACGACGACGTCAACCGGCTGACCAGTGAACTCGCCGAGACGGACGAGTTCGAGGACACCGCCTTCGTCAACCAGAACGTGCGGCCCTACTACGCCGAGGGCTCCAAGACGATGGGCTACGAGATCGCCGAGCAGCTCGGCTGGCGGATCCCGGCCCAGGTCGTCATCCCGATGGCGTCGGGCTCGCTGCTGACCAAGGTCGACAAGGCGTTCCGGGAGCTGGTCGCCGCGGGCATCGTCGAGGCCACCGAGTGGACGATCTTCGGCGCCCAGTCGGCCGGGTGCGACCCGATCGCCACCGCGTTCGAGCAGGGTTGGGACGTCGTCAAGCCGGTGAAGCCCACGGGCATCGCGAAGTCGCTCAACATCGGCAACCCGGCCGACGGTCCCTACGCGCTCGACGCGATCCGCCGGACCGGCGGCTCGGTGGGCCGCGTCGGGGACGACGAGATCGTCCAGGGCATCCGCGACCTCGCCCGCACCACCGGCGTGTTCGCCGAGACGGCCGGCGGCGTGACGGTGGCGGTGCTGCGCCAGCTCGTCGAGGACGGGCGGCTGGACCCGGCCAAGGAGACCGTCGTCCTCAACACGGGGGAGGGCCTCAAGACCCTCGATCCGCTCGAGCCGGTGGTCGGCCCGACGCACCGCGTCGAGCCGTCGCTCCGGTCGCTCCGGTCGGCCGGCCTCATCGGCTGA
- a CDS encoding HAD family hydrolase: MTARIVYTDLDGTMVGPRGSFWHAADRGLTADPAAALLALHRAGVPLVLVSGRTFEQVIEAARIFAADGAIAELGATIAWDAGRSTHRLTGELPAEYAGRAPMEVMAQLGVVEQVIAENPGRLEWHAPWHATHSTDALLRGRVDPVAVDAWLAEKGAGWLTLKDNGAIPATSRFGLDDDPLPPRVYHLMPRGISKGAAIAWDLERRGLSPADAVAIGDSVSDLDMAPAVDRLWITRNGASVDGMGRLMDAVPNVTVTAAPMGEGWAQAVLASL; this comes from the coding sequence GTGACCGCCCGCATCGTCTACACCGATCTCGACGGCACGATGGTCGGTCCGCGGGGGTCGTTCTGGCACGCCGCCGACCGCGGGCTCACCGCCGACCCGGCCGCCGCGCTGCTGGCTCTCCACCGGGCCGGGGTCCCGTTGGTGCTGGTCAGCGGCCGGACGTTCGAGCAGGTCATCGAGGCCGCGCGGATCTTCGCCGCCGACGGCGCCATCGCCGAGCTCGGTGCGACGATCGCCTGGGACGCCGGCCGGAGCACCCACCGGCTCACCGGCGAGCTGCCCGCCGAGTACGCCGGACGCGCGCCCATGGAGGTCATGGCCCAACTCGGCGTCGTCGAGCAGGTGATCGCCGAGAACCCGGGCCGACTGGAGTGGCACGCGCCCTGGCACGCCACGCACTCGACCGACGCCCTGCTGCGGGGGCGGGTCGACCCGGTGGCGGTCGACGCCTGGCTGGCCGAGAAGGGCGCGGGCTGGCTGACGCTCAAGGACAACGGCGCGATCCCGGCGACGTCCCGGTTCGGGCTGGACGACGACCCGCTGCCGCCGCGGGTCTACCACCTCATGCCGCGTGGCATCTCCAAGGGTGCGGCCATCGCCTGGGACCTCGAGCGGCGTGGCCTCTCGCCCGCCGACGCCGTCGCGATCGGCGACAGCGTCAGCGACCTGGACATGGCCCCGGCGGTCGACCGGCTCTGGATCACCCGGAACGGCGCGTCCGTCGACGGCATGGGCAGGCTCATGGACGCCGTCCCCAACGTGACGGTCACCGCCGCGCCCATGGGCGAGGGCTGGGCGCAGGCGGTCCTGGCCAGCCTGTAG
- a CDS encoding ABC transporter permease → MTTQRATEMAISASPGGEHVQPTGAVAGYRPERTLRLSVELRRQFKRRRTIGVFALMVALPLILIAALQLGASEEAAENNRINLVDVATSSGLNFTLFVLFATTGFFLVVVYALCFGDTVASEAQWGSLRYALATPVPRMRLLRQKFYAALVQSVGALLVLATVAVVAGGIAFGFEDIQTPVGVTLDQGEGMLRLAGMLGYLAVHLLVVGSLAFWFSTITDAPLAAVGGAVFTMFVFAILDQVEQLGAIRDWFPTAEEFAWTDLLQTPVDSGDMFRGIIQSLVYAAIFTALAFRHFARRDVTS, encoded by the coding sequence ATGACCACGCAACGAGCGACAGAAATGGCCATTTCTGCCTCGCCGGGTGGAGAGCACGTCCAGCCGACGGGTGCCGTCGCCGGATATCGGCCGGAACGGACGCTGCGGCTCTCGGTCGAGCTCCGCAGGCAGTTCAAGCGCCGGCGCACCATCGGGGTCTTCGCGCTGATGGTCGCCCTGCCGCTCATCCTCATCGCCGCGCTGCAGTTGGGTGCCAGCGAGGAGGCGGCGGAGAACAACCGCATCAACCTGGTCGACGTCGCGACGTCGAGCGGCCTGAACTTCACGCTGTTCGTCCTGTTCGCGACGACCGGGTTCTTCCTCGTCGTCGTGTACGCGCTGTGCTTCGGCGACACCGTGGCCAGCGAGGCCCAATGGGGATCGCTGCGCTACGCGCTGGCGACGCCGGTGCCACGGATGCGGCTGCTCCGGCAGAAGTTCTACGCCGCGTTGGTGCAGTCGGTCGGCGCACTGCTCGTGCTGGCCACGGTCGCGGTGGTGGCGGGCGGGATCGCCTTCGGCTTCGAGGACATCCAGACGCCGGTCGGCGTGACCCTCGACCAGGGGGAGGGGATGCTGCGCCTGGCCGGGATGCTGGGCTATCTCGCCGTCCACCTGCTGGTCGTCGGCTCCCTGGCCTTCTGGTTCTCCACCATCACCGACGCGCCGCTGGCCGCCGTCGGTGGCGCGGTGTTCACGATGTTCGTCTTCGCGATCCTCGACCAGGTCGAGCAACTCGGGGCGATCCGCGACTGGTTCCCGACGGCGGAGGAGTTCGCCTGGACCGACCTGCTGCAGACGCCGGTCGACTCCGGGGACATGTTCCGGGGCATCATTCAGTCGCTGGTCTACGCGGCGATCTTCACCGCGTTGGCCTTCCGGCACTTCGCCCGCCGCGACGTCACCTCCTAG
- a CDS encoding alpha/beta fold hydrolase, with protein MRSLRGLVRPRPRSGARATSAVLVLLLLSTGLLFLAPAASAAQEVRTEEARVPSGTGADAVELDTTLYLPAGSEPAPAVVLAHGFGGSKQSVAADAQDLAERGYVVLAYSARGFGSSTGEIGLNDPRYEIADLSTLIDLLAERDEVELDGDGDPRVGVTGGSYGGGVALLGAAYDERIDAIAPQITWSSLTAALFPSQVGAVDADTVAAVPQDGDAGVYKRLWAGLFFGIGSAPSGGLLDALGGGAGGTENGDGADARPALGESSLPDPASVEPDEVEQALICGRFRADVCAAYQAAASTGTLTPEIAAVLERGSPAGVLDRIEAPTLLIQGTQDSLFGLGQADANARGIAANGTPVKVVWFAGGHDSSTSDRVTADLREQVAGWFDFHLRGRGADPGTGFEYPAPTGLGATGLGRVQGGDQTVLADAYPGLVDAESAERRQIALSGPLQPVVTPAGGTPAALTTVPGLGALTAALGGTTLEIPGQFAAFESEPLETAVEVVGAPTVDVAVAAPGGSATLFAKLYDVGPGGTTTLPAGLVAPLALTGLSSDPTRPTTVQVTLPGIVHRFEAGHTMRLVVSSTDQAFALPAEAAVYSVALADGGTDLAVPQVDGATQTDSGTSRWWVLLAAVIGLGLLAWAVALLWGRHRRRQVSHVEPDGEDVPLRFEGVTKAYKDGFVAVRDLSFEVRRGQVLGLLGPNGAGKTTSLRMLMGLIRPTEGRISIFGHAAGPGAPVLSRLGSFVEGTGLQPHLSGRDNLRLYWAATGRPAEDAHMEEAIEVAGLGAALDRPVRRYSQGMRQRVAIAQAMLGLPDLLVLDEPTNGLDPPQIHAMREVLRSYAATGRTVIVSSHLLSEIEQTCSHVVVMAKGQKIAQGTVEEIVGTGGAVLVGLVDDADTDRAIAVLEGLPGVSAGRTDEGLVADLDGYSRAAALQALVAADIEVDEFTPRRRLEDAFLALVGEN; from the coding sequence GTGCGTTCCCTCCGCGGGCTCGTGCGTCCCCGCCCGCGCTCCGGCGCCCGCGCGACGTCCGCAGTCCTGGTCCTCCTGCTGCTGTCCACCGGTCTGCTGTTCCTCGCCCCCGCGGCGTCGGCCGCCCAGGAGGTCCGGACCGAGGAGGCCCGGGTGCCTTCCGGCACCGGCGCGGACGCCGTCGAGCTGGACACCACCCTCTACCTACCGGCCGGGAGCGAGCCTGCCCCCGCCGTGGTGCTCGCGCACGGGTTCGGCGGCAGCAAGCAGTCGGTCGCCGCCGACGCGCAGGACCTCGCCGAGCGCGGATACGTCGTCCTCGCCTATTCCGCGCGGGGATTCGGCAGCAGCACCGGCGAGATCGGGCTCAACGACCCCCGGTACGAGATCGCCGACCTGTCCACGCTGATCGACCTCCTCGCCGAGCGCGACGAGGTCGAGCTCGATGGCGACGGCGACCCGCGGGTGGGCGTCACCGGCGGGTCCTACGGCGGCGGGGTCGCGCTACTCGGTGCTGCCTATGACGAGCGGATCGACGCCATCGCCCCGCAGATCACCTGGAGCTCCCTGACCGCGGCGCTCTTTCCCTCCCAGGTCGGCGCCGTGGACGCGGACACGGTCGCCGCCGTCCCGCAGGACGGGGACGCCGGCGTCTACAAGCGGCTGTGGGCCGGGCTGTTCTTCGGCATCGGCTCGGCGCCGAGCGGTGGGTTGCTCGACGCCCTCGGCGGCGGGGCCGGCGGAACGGAGAACGGGGACGGCGCCGATGCGCGGCCGGCCCTCGGAGAATCGAGCCTGCCGGATCCCGCCTCCGTGGAACCCGATGAGGTCGAGCAGGCGCTGATCTGCGGTCGCTTCCGGGCCGACGTCTGCGCGGCCTACCAGGCAGCGGCGTCCACCGGGACGCTGACCCCGGAGATCGCGGCCGTGCTCGAACGGGGCAGCCCGGCCGGTGTGCTCGACCGCATCGAGGCGCCCACCCTCCTGATCCAGGGCACCCAGGACTCCCTCTTCGGACTCGGCCAGGCCGATGCCAACGCCCGCGGCATCGCCGCCAACGGCACCCCGGTCAAGGTGGTCTGGTTCGCGGGCGGGCACGACTCGTCGACGTCGGACCGGGTCACGGCCGACCTGCGGGAGCAGGTGGCGGGCTGGTTCGACTTCCACCTGCGGGGACGAGGCGCCGACCCGGGCACCGGCTTCGAGTACCCGGCCCCCACCGGTCTGGGCGCGACCGGACTCGGCCGGGTCCAGGGCGGCGACCAGACCGTCCTCGCCGACGCCTACCCGGGGCTGGTGGATGCCGAGTCCGCCGAGCGCCGGCAGATCGCGCTCAGCGGGCCTCTCCAGCCCGTCGTGACCCCGGCGGGCGGCACCCCTGCCGCCCTGACCACCGTTCCGGGGCTCGGCGCGCTGACCGCCGCCCTCGGCGGCACGACGCTGGAGATCCCCGGCCAGTTCGCCGCCTTCGAGAGCGAGCCGCTCGAGACCGCCGTCGAGGTCGTCGGGGCGCCGACCGTCGACGTCGCCGTGGCGGCCCCGGGCGGTTCGGCCACCCTGTTCGCCAAGCTGTACGACGTCGGACCCGGCGGGACGACGACCCTGCCGGCCGGGCTCGTGGCGCCGCTCGCGCTGACCGGGCTGTCGTCGGACCCGACCCGGCCCACGACGGTGCAGGTGACCCTGCCCGGGATCGTGCACCGGTTCGAGGCCGGCCACACGATGCGGCTGGTCGTGTCCTCCACCGACCAGGCGTTCGCCCTCCCGGCCGAGGCGGCCGTCTACTCGGTGGCCCTCGCGGACGGCGGGACCGATCTCGCGGTGCCGCAGGTCGACGGCGCCACCCAGACCGACAGCGGCACGTCGCGGTGGTGGGTGCTGCTCGCCGCCGTCATCGGGCTCGGGCTGCTCGCGTGGGCGGTGGCCCTGCTCTGGGGCCGTCATCGCCGGCGTCAGGTCTCGCACGTGGAGCCGGACGGCGAGGACGTGCCGCTGCGCTTCGAGGGCGTGACCAAGGCCTACAAGGACGGCTTCGTCGCCGTCCGGGACCTCTCCTTCGAGGTCCGGCGCGGTCAGGTCCTCGGCCTGCTGGGGCCGAACGGGGCGGGCAAGACCACCTCGCTGCGAATGCTGATGGGCCTGATCAGGCCCACGGAGGGGCGGATCAGCATCTTCGGCCACGCGGCCGGCCCCGGTGCACCGGTGCTCTCCCGGTTGGGGTCGTTCGTCGAGGGCACCGGCCTGCAGCCGCACCTGTCCGGCCGCGACAACCTGCGGCTCTACTGGGCGGCCACCGGGCGCCCGGCCGAGGACGCGCACATGGAGGAGGCGATCGAGGTGGCCGGCCTCGGCGCCGCCCTGGACCGCCCGGTGCGTCGCTACAGCCAGGGCATGCGGCAGCGGGTGGCGATCGCGCAGGCGATGCTGGGGCTGCCCGACCTGCTGGTGCTCGACGAGCCGACCAACGGGCTGGACCCGCCGCAGATCCATGCCATGCGGGAGGTGCTGCGCTCCTACGCCGCGACCGGGCGCACGGTCATCGTCTCCAGCCACCTGCTGAGCGAGATCGAGCAGACCTGCAGCCACGTCGTCGTCATGGCGAAGGGGCAGAAGATCGCCCAGGGCACGGTGGAGGAGATCGTCGGCACCGGTGGCGCGGTGCTCGTCGGTCTGGTCGACGACGCCGACACCGACCGGGCGATCGCCGTCCTCGAGGGGCTGCCGGGCGTCAGTGCCGGGCGCACCGACGAGGGCCTGGTCGCGGACCTGGACGGCTACAGCCGGGCCGCGGCGCTGCAGGCGCTGGTGGCGGCCGACATCGAGGTCGACGAGTTCACGCCGCGCCGGCGGCTCGAGGACGCGTTCCTGGCGCTGGTGGGGGAGAACTGA